In Leguminivora glycinivorella isolate SPB_JAAS2020 chromosome 17, LegGlyc_1.1, whole genome shotgun sequence, the DNA window AAGTACGTAAAGAAACTTATATATTCAAAGGAACGGAGAGCACATTAGAAACGACCATACCTACCTAGTACCTAGTAAATAAAAGAGAATTGtatttttaaactaataaaACAACACACTTAAACGACGATACAAACATAGGTTACataaaattacttaattaagtactggggggttaccatgacgtactaaagacgttcagtttaggttgagagaaagggacacagctatagcagttacatagctccgtccctctctctcaacctaaactgaacggctttagcacatcatggtaaccccccaggatCATCAAATACATTTTAACCTAAGTTTTTAAACCAGTCTTCAATCGTGTTGCCAACTTCCACAGTTTTATCTTTAATATCGTCCAAATGATCACCAACTGTATGAATGCCCAATTCCACATAACTCCTGACGCCTTGGCTCGCAGGAATGCTTTGAGTTATAGCAGTCAGTGGAGAATACACTCTCCCTTTTGAGTAAGGTCCTTCTATGCAGCCAATGTCACAGTTGCAACAGACTACGTTGCAAGGGCCTCTTCCGCAACACAAGGTCGTCTCTGCGTAAGACCCATCAGCACACACCGGCTGCTGCCTGCCATCCGGATGAAAATAAGCCGGACAACAGTTCTTCGTGAAGGCGTCAATGGTGAACACTTCGGTAACACACACGAAGAAGATTAGCGTGTAGAAGAGTTTCATAGTGTCTTCACGAGGTAGGAGATGTGTCACAATAAGCGATCAGCCAACGAATATGGTTAATACGCTCGAAATGCTTTTTATATAGGGATACACTCTTGTC includes these proteins:
- the LOC125235519 gene encoding uncharacterized protein LOC125235519 — protein: MKLFYTLIFFVCVTEVFTIDAFTKNCCPAYFHPDGRQQPVCADGSYAETTLCCGRGPCNVVCCNCDIGCIEGPYSKGRVYSPLTAITQSIPASQGVRSYVELGIHTVGDHLDDIKDKTVEVGNTIEDWFKNLG